A region of Paenibacillus thiaminolyticus DNA encodes the following proteins:
- a CDS encoding DJ-1/PfpI family protein has product MKSGNAPARQTEFVFRIRQFDFAGPFEVFAVTEQTLHSAVSPFLVHTVSEDGKLVTARNDLKVQPDYSYDNAPRFDILLVPGGLGSRTEMYNKTTIQWIKSRMDEVNIMASVCTGALILAEAGLLDGKTVITHWNSYDRMEKDYPNLTVKRNVKYVDDGKIVTSGGISAGINMSFHLVSRLMGKDVAERTAKSMEYDIDLSNEPR; this is encoded by the coding sequence ATAAAATCTGGCAACGCGCCCGCTCGACAAACCGAGTTCGTTTTTCGAATCCGACAATTCGATTTCGCAGGGCCATTCGAAGTGTTCGCTGTAACGGAGCAGACGCTGCACTCCGCAGTCAGTCCTTTTCTCGTTCACACCGTGTCAGAAGACGGCAAGCTGGTAACCGCACGGAATGATTTGAAAGTACAGCCTGATTACAGCTATGACAATGCGCCTCGCTTCGATATTCTCCTCGTGCCCGGCGGACTGGGAAGCCGGACGGAAATGTATAACAAGACGACGATTCAATGGATAAAGAGTCGCATGGATGAGGTAAATATTATGGCCTCCGTCTGCACCGGGGCCTTAATCTTGGCAGAAGCCGGATTGCTTGACGGCAAGACAGTCATAACCCATTGGAACTCCTACGACCGCATGGAAAAGGACTACCCTAACCTGACAGTGAAGCGGAATGTAAAATATGTCGATGATGGCAAAATCGTCACATCCGGCGGCATCTCGGCGGGCATCAATATGTCCTTCCATCTCGTCAGCCGGCTGATGGGCAAGGACGTTGCCGAACGTACGGCCAAAAGTATGGAATATGATATTGATTTATCGAATGAGCCTAGATAA
- a CDS encoding winged helix-turn-helix domain-containing protein codes for MLKLPSNEVTAGMLVMMLYFLKNGLPSKDAYQKLADRLGLSAAQRNARMHRDQRLHWENRVQQAVRLLRDLGYLQPYVPGKNRGYWELSDEARALFDRIASVTA; via the coding sequence ATGCTAAAACTACCATCCAACGAAGTGACGGCGGGTATGCTCGTAATGATGCTCTATTTTTTGAAAAACGGCTTACCAAGTAAAGATGCCTATCAGAAATTAGCTGATAGGCTAGGATTATCAGCGGCGCAGCGTAATGCCAGAATGCACCGCGATCAACGTTTGCATTGGGAGAACCGAGTTCAACAAGCCGTTCGGCTATTAAGAGACCTTGGTTACCTGCAACCTTATGTTCCAGGGAAGAACAGAGGGTACTGGGAGCTTTCCGATGAAGCAAGAGCATTATTTGACCGTATAGCAAGTGTAACAGCATAG